From Pectinophora gossypiella chromosome 16, ilPecGoss1.1, whole genome shotgun sequence, one genomic window encodes:
- the LOC126373865 gene encoding 40-kDa huntingtin-associated protein codes for MSTDLGASFNEQYMNINTKLKKRFMRKPNISEATNEFIALAIQCEHSEQPAFAGHAYVGAAKCEASAGNFLGEAEHYLSAARQFMKAEKKLKVLKFHSPDRENLEAAIGCFMQALSKYPERSPIRTSILMELADGLVSLNHKLEAVSYYEQALELVEDKTRKLMFLRNLLNLQMDCGKFDIALETANTMCDLHPNIPEDILSEVQINRVLLTLVVEPAEEDRPVSLMQLFTNLLSDNESDAIPFNTDVQLKLQSIVLSCATGDVSSLISVAADTRQYLTTQQNDLLDALLKEKRDQHLSLV; via the exons ATGTCTACTGATCTCGGTGCTAGTTTTAATGAACAATATATGAACATAAACACGAAactgaaaaa GCGTTTTATGCGGAAACCGAATATATCTGAGGCGACAAATGAGTTTATAGCACTGGCGATACAGTGTGAACATTCTGAGCAACCAGCGTTTGCGGGACACGCATATGTGGGGGCTGCGAAATGCGAGGCGAGCGCGGGAAACTTCCTCGGTGAGGCGGAGCACTACCTCTCTGCGGCCAGACAGTTCATGAAGGCGGAAAAGAAGCTGAAAGTCCTGAAGTTTCACAGTCCTGACAGGGAGAATCTTGAG gCAGCCATAGGTTGCTTCATGCAAGCTTTGAGCAAGTATCCAGAAAGGTCTCCAATCCGCACATCAATACTGATGGAGCTAGCTGATGGCTTAGTGTCCCTGAACCACAAGTTGGAGGCCGTATCATACTACGAACAGGCCTTGGAGTTGGTTGAGGATAAGACCAGGAAGCTCATGTTCTTGAGGAATCTGTTAAACTTGCAGATGGACTGTG GCAAGTTTGATATAGCCCTGGAGACAGCAAACACAATGTGTGATTTACATCCGAATATACCAGAGGACATTCTCTCAGA AGTACAAATAAACAGAGTGCTACTGACCCTAGTGGTGGAGCCAGCGGAAGAAGACAGGCCAGTTTCCCTAATGCAGTTGTTCACCAATTTACTAAGTGACAATGAAAGTGATG CAATACCGTTCAATACGGACGTGCAACTGAAACTCCAGTCCATCGTGCTGTCGTGTGCGACTGGCGACGTGTCTTCACTCATCAGCGTGGCTGCCGACACCAGGCAGTACCTCACCACGCAGCAGAATGATCTCCTTGATGCTCTACTTAAAGAGAAGAGAGACCAACATTTGTCCTTAGTTTAG
- the LOC126373796 gene encoding serine/threonine-protein kinase RIO3 produces the protein MSNPWKKVTEPTLQSQNLSDIMSEQYARGLQVKEELKFAEHISDQHVSTSDDIDPELLKQIEEANLKEFCDSDAIIAKVLQCQFDKEYDEEIKRVEKKRNGDAKVSVSYDNYRTVPENLIYDTDSEDEDVEVAENKDWDRFETNEKEFASLPKRGYAMRDGEMVTKHDSVISGRRNACRVMAFPPEVCTGDGAGFDMKLPNSVFNHLKEQTRHHQSRKHKMLDRKEMQATAEMGLDEPTRLILFKLINNGMLENINGIISTGKESVVLHAHGDTSYEDLTVPKECAIKVFKTTLNEFKTRDKYIEADYRFKDRFSKQNPRKIVHMWAEKEMHNMMRLQKIGVNCPEMVCLKKHILVMSFIGRDNKPAPKLRDVILKPEKWQSVYNEVVENMHKMYNVGHIIHADLSEYNILWWENKCWFIDVSQSVQPDHPSGLEFLLRDCRNICNFFDKKGVQDMKSADELFKSITGFEEVDVNLLEGVHTTFNSLSCRFEISLDDNRNTSYPFEYCWVKSNEAKKSDKSGNEESEDDDDEFEEMWTHSIKNKVDTAADFGNVVPIATGSKETANIVDNNVNFGNELNVTIPKPQQDIHKRGIDKKS, from the exons atgtCGAATCCGTGGAAAAAAGTTACTGAGCCGACTCTACAGTCGCAAAACCTTTCTGATATTATGTCAGAGCAGTATGCAAGGGGTCTTCAGGTGAAAGAAGAATTGAAGTTTGCTGAGCATATATCCGACCAACATGTAAGCACGTCTGATGATATTGATCCAGAACTGCTGAAGCAGATCGAAGAGGCCAACTTAAAAGAATTCTGTGACTCAGACGCAATTATTGCAAAAGTGTTGCAATGTCAATTCGATAAGGAATACGACGAAGAAATCAAAAGAGTGGAGAAGAAACGCAATGGGGACGCGAAGGTATCCGTATCTTATGATAATTACCGCACTGTACCAGAAAATCTGATCTATGATACAGATTCTGAAGATGAAGATGTTGAAGTGGCTGAGAATAAAGATTGGGACCGCTTTGAGACCAATGAGAAAGAGTTCGCGAGTCTTCCTAAACGAGGATATGCTATGAGAGATGGAGAGATGGTCACTAAACATGACAGTGTAATTTCTGGTAGGAGGAATGCCTGCAGAGTTATGGCATTCCCCCCCGAGGTGTGTACTGGCGACGGCGCGGGATTCGACATGAAACTGCCAAACTCTGTGTTCAATCATTTAAAAGAGCAAACTAGACACCATCAGTCCCGTAAACATAAAATGTTGGATCGTAAAGAGATGCAGGCCACTGCTGAGATGGGTCTGGATGAACCAACCAGACTTATTTTGTTCAAACTGATTAACAATGGAATGTTGGAAAATATTAATGGTATAATATCTACAGGGAAGGAATCTGTAGTTTTGCATGCTCATGGTGATACTTCATATGAAGATCTTACTGTACCAAAAGAATGTGCAATCAAAGTTTTTAAAACTACCCTGAATGAGTTCAAAACACGCGATAAGTATATTGAAGCGGATTATAGGTTCAAAGACCGTTTCTCTAAACAGAACCCACGTAAGATTGTGCACATGTGGGCTGAGAAGGAGATGCACAATATGATGAGGTTGCAGAAAATTGGGGTGAACTGTCCTGAGATGGTGTGCTTGAAGAAGCATATTCTGGTGATGTCCTTCATTGGGAGAGACAACAAGCCTGCACCAAAACTCAGGGATGTTATCCTGAAGCCTGAGAAATGGCAGAGCGTATATAATGAAGTTGTGGAGAACATGCATAAGATGTACAATGTAGGGCATATAATACATGCTGATCTATCAGAGTATAATATCTTGTGGTGGGAGAACAAATGCTGGTTCATTGACGTATCACAATCTGTGCAACCTGATCATCCCAGTGGACTGGAGTTCTTGCTGAGAGATTGCCGTAACATTTGCAAT TTCTTTGACAAGAAAGGAGTACAAGACATGAAGTCAGCTGACGAACTGTTCAAATCAATAACAGGTTTTGAAGAAGTTGATGTCAACCTGCTTGAAGGCGTCCACACAACATTCAACTCACTGTCTTGCCGCTTTGAGATCTCTTTGGATGATAACAGGAACACAAGCTACCCATTTGAGTACTGCTGGGTGAAGAGTAATGAAGCAAAGAAGAGTGATAAGAGTGGAAATGAAGAGTCTGAAGATGACGATGATGAGTTTGAAGAAATGTGGACACACTCCATCAAAAACAAAGTTGACACTGCAGCAGATTTTGGCAATGTAGTTCCTATTGCTACGGGGTCAAAAGAAACTGCAAACATCGTTGACAATAATGTCAATTTTGGTAACGAATTAAATGTTACTATACCAAAGCCACAACAAGATATACATAAAAGGGGCATTGATAAAAAGTCTTAA
- the LOC126373898 gene encoding 60S ribosomal protein L34-like encodes MVQRLTFRRRLSYNTKSNQRRIVRTPGGRLVYQYVKKPKKIPRCGQCKSKLRGIQPARPAERSRLCYRKKTVKRVYGGVLCHKCVKQRIVRAFLIEEQKIVKVLKAQQATAKSGGGSGKKPTK; translated from the exons ATGGTACAGCGGCTTACGTTCCGACGACGTTTGTCGTACAATACAAAGTCAAACCAGAGGAGAAT AGTAAGGACCCCTGGTGGCCGTCTAGTGTACCAGTACGTTAAGAAGCCCAAGAAGATCCCGAGATGTGGCCAGTGCAAGAGCAAACTGCGCGGTATCCAGCCGGCCAGGCCCGCTGAGAGGTCTCGCCTCTGCTACCGCAAGAAGACCGTCAAGCGCGTCTATGGAGGAGTCCTTTGCCACAAGTGCGTCAAGCAGCGCATTGTCAGAGCCTTCCTGATTGAGGAACAGAAGATCGTCAAGGTCCTCAAGGCCCAGCAGGCGACCGCCAAgagcggcggcggcagcggcaaGAAGCCCACGAAATGA